The window CGTCTCGAAGCCGACCACGCGGCGTGGATTGGTCCCGGTTCGGAAGACGCGTGGCAGGCAGTCGACCAGTTCACTGAATCGAGCATCGCCGCCAGCGAACGACGGACGGCGTGAGACGCGGGACGCCGATACCGGCGACCCGATTCTCCCGGCACCCTCCGTGTGTCTCTTCGACACACCCGCTCGCAATCCGAAGTTCTTAACCCTCGCCCAGAGGTAGATTCGCCAACTCGCTGGCACGCGGGCCCGCCAGTGGGCACCCGTCACGAACGGGACGAAATGTGGTCTTCGGGACGTTCCCGATGAGGATGAATCCTCACAACGACTGAATCGCAAGCGCCCGCGGTGATATACAATGGCACGAAGCTTCTATTCCCACATCAAGGAAGCGTGGAAGACCCCGAAAGAAGGCAAACTGGCCGAACTCCAGTGGCAGCGAAAACAGGAGTGGCGCAACCAGGGCGCAATCGAGCGCATCGAGCGTCCTACCCGCCTCGACAAGGCGCGTGAACTCGGCTACAAGGCCAAGCAAGGAATCGTCGTGGTTCGCGTCTCCGTCCGCAAGGGTGGCGCACGCAAGCAGCGACACAAGGCTGGCCGCCGGACGAAGCGTCAGGGTGTCAACCGCATCGGTCGCCGGAAGTCCATCCCGCGCATCGCCGAGGAACGCGCCTCGCGCAAGTACCCGAACATGCGTGTGCTCAACTCCTACGGCGTCGGACAGGACGGCTCCCAGAAGTGGCAGGAAGTCATCCTCGTCGACCCCGAACACCCCGCCATCCAGAACGACGACGACCTCAGCTGGATTTGCGACGACGCACACGACGGCCGCGCCTTCCGTGGTCTGACCAACGCGGGCAAGAAGAACCGCGGCCTCCAGAACCGTGGCAAGGGTACGGAACACGTCCGTCCCTCCATCACGGCCGGTCGCCGCCGCGGCAAGTAAACGCCCCGCGCACCGCACACTCTTCTCTCTTTATCCACCGCCGAGCGACTGCTCAGTGTCGTAACTGAGAGCTATCGTTCGAGAATCTACCGAGCACTATCGTCGAACCTGACGGGTAGCATCGGTGAATACACCGGATACGCTCGGGATACGTGACGTGTATCGTCACAGAATAATTCGCGAACGATTCGGTCAGAACGGTGCCGACGGCCCGAGGTCAGGTTCGTCTTCGGACCCGCGTTCGACTGCACCATCCCACCCGTCGAACCCACCGCGGAGGCTGCTCACGTCGGCATCGACGTTGTCGTCGAGGACGGACGCGACGCGCTTCGAACTCTTCCCGACGTAACAGGAGACGACGACTTCGTCGGGCCACGCTCTGTCGAACACCTCGGGGCCGAGCGTCGCCGCCGGGAGATTCTCCGAGTCGGGGATGTGCCCGGACGTGTACGACGATGGGTCTCGGATATCGACGATGGCGACGTTCGTCTCGTCCGCGTCCAGTTTCTCGCGCAGTTCGTCTGGCGTCGTCTCGACGACCATACGCGGGTGTGACGGGCGAGGCGCCAAAGGCGCGTCGCTTCCGGCGAGACGGGTGTGAAGCCACCGTCAGCGACGGATATCGACCTCCGGGCCGCGGATTTATTCGCTGCCGACGCCAACGTCGGAGTATGACACTCTCACTCGACGCCACCCAACTCGACCGCTATTCGAGGCACATCATCATGGACGAAGTCGGTCCGGAGGGACAAGAGCGACTACTCACCTCGCGGGCCGTCGTCGTCGGGGCGGGTGGCCTCGGGTCGCCCGTCATCGAGTACCTCGCCGCTGTCGGCGTCGGCGAGTTGGTCGTCGTCGACGACGACGTCGTCGAGCGGAGCAACCTCCAGCGTCAGGTCATCCACCACGACGACGACGTGGGAGTCCCCAAAGCCGAGAGTGCCGCCGAATTCGTCCGTGACCTCAACCCGGACGTGACCGTCGAACCCGTCGAGGCGC is drawn from Haloferax litoreum and contains these coding sequences:
- a CDS encoding 50S ribosomal protein L15e produces the protein MARSFYSHIKEAWKTPKEGKLAELQWQRKQEWRNQGAIERIERPTRLDKARELGYKAKQGIVVVRVSVRKGGARKQRHKAGRRTKRQGVNRIGRRKSIPRIAEERASRKYPNMRVLNSYGVGQDGSQKWQEVILVDPEHPAIQNDDDLSWICDDAHDGRAFRGLTNAGKKNRGLQNRGKGTEHVRPSITAGRRRGK
- a CDS encoding rhodanese-like domain-containing protein; its protein translation is MVVETTPDELREKLDADETNVAIVDIRDPSSYTSGHIPDSENLPAATLGPEVFDRAWPDEVVVSCYVGKSSKRVASVLDDNVDADVSSLRGGFDGWDGAVERGSEDEPDLGPSAPF